In one window of Euwallacea fornicatus isolate EFF26 chromosome 19, ASM4011564v1, whole genome shotgun sequence DNA:
- the LOC136345275 gene encoding transcription elongation factor B polypeptide 3-like, with translation MSDSKDKLIKAIKHYQESLEKHSKSGRGEKLLHAIERLATLPIRVWHLEETGVGRTVNGLKRYEGEVGENARNLVDKWKCMVKEEEDEEQAKLEEPDVTSVERKKDKVVEEPGSHRGIHHKEEENQTLRYQESNVSSHKKSCKKSTERMNNNSDKKRQHSSDKSDSDRRSKKLKVSDKHKEIRRKSESSDDSESEIEKDDNASRRGSESESSDDDSSSDDSDSESEDNGSSSKSEEEERKCKKKEKPEAQSNRDKQSKTEEKKSRESQWERERDIRSKSGDHKTEKENVSKSSRTSTTAKESRRDSKSSSSKDKSRSSEKDLKQSDKSEKNKRPRRNSSSEQRHKHETSRHKNSSSSNSKERKHEDDVKKSRPKEEKFESKKETSPKKKFVSDQLVTNGIDSGCGASFADVLGMLETPLQSKSKKKITPEEKPSFSKSTMKEPSKSNNKLLQANVPPLLKDSNNLEPLVDINISSLLPSITPNYRPLGLPVDGPNKKLWMDDEALSRVITAKHQRTKVFSGNKSTYNKVPSLFNLCCRILQDNLDALEYTGGVPYSILKPILEKATPDQLYQLEFHNPYVIAETDELWQLHCQKEFRNRKREEMETWREMYLRCLDEREARLKALTANIKQSQDRSVPVRQTKLAYVDSVVKPPRNVARKQAKNGTAVEIKRPSQTPTERLNQLAKSGEAGKVSVPNPGRAAYDRGSGSISHSSHLKPKKAPLMAKSLSLLKNRFGRR, from the exons CTTCTTCATGCAATTGAAAGACTTGCCACCCTCCCTATTCGAGTGTGGCACCTGGAAGAAACAGGTGTTGGTAGGACTGTTAATGGATTAAAACGTTATGAAG gTGAAGTTGGCGAAAATGCCAGGAATTTGGTGGATAAATGGAAGTGCATGGTaaaggaggaggaggatgaAGAGCAGGCAAAATTAGAGGAGCCTGATGTTACATCAGTGGAGAGAAAGAAAGATAAAGTGGTGGAAG AACCTGGATCACATCGAGGAATCCATCATAAGGAAGAAGAAAACCAAACTTTGCGGTATCAAGAATCAAACGTTTCTAGTCATAAAAAGTCTTGCAAAAAAAGTACTGAGAGAATGAATAATAATAGTGACAAAAAACGGCAACATTCTAGTGATAAATCTGACTCCGATCGCCGATCTAAGAAACTTAAAGTCAGTGATAAACATAAAGAAATTAGGAGAAAGAGTGAAAGTAGTGACGACAGTGAGTCAGAAATAGAGAAAGATGATAATGCTTCAAGGAGAGGATCTGAATCTGAATCTAGTGATGATGATTCTTCAAGTGATGACAGTGATAGTGAGAGTGAAGATAATGGGAGCTCCTCAAAGTCAGAAGAAGAAGagagaaaatgcaaaaaaaaagagaaaccAGAGGCGCAATCTAACAGAGATAAACAAAGCAAGACCGAAGAGAAAAAATCTAGAGAAAGTCAgtgggagagagagagagatattAGAAGCAAATCAGGAGACCATAAGACTGAGAAAGAGAATGTTTCTAAAAGTTCCAGAACGTCGACAACTGCAAAAGAGAGTCGAAGAGATTCCAAAtcatcttcatcaaaagataAATCCAGGTCAAGTGAAAAAGACTTGAAACAGTCGGATAAAAGTGAGAAAAATAAGAGGCCCAGAAGGAATTCTTCATCAGAACAGCGACATAAACACGAAACTTCTCGTCATAAAAATTCATCTTCAAGTAACAGCAAAGAGAGGAAGCATGAAGATGATGTTAAGAAGTCAAGACCTAAAGAGGAGAAATTTGAAAGCAAGAAGGAAACTTCcccgaaaaagaaatttgtttcTGATCAGTTGGTAACTAATGGCATTGATTCAGGGTGTGGTGCGAGTTTTGCTGATGTTTTAGGCATGCTGGAAACCCCTCTTCAAAGCAAAAGCAAGAAGAAAATTACACCAGAAGAGAAACCCAGTTTTAGCAAAAGTACCATGAAAGAGCCTTCAAAGAGTAATAATAAACTGTTACAAGCCAATGTTCCTCCTTTGCTCAAAGACTCTAATAACTTAGAACCACTTGTGGATATAAACATCTCCAGTCTCCTCCCATCAATTACTCCAAACTACCGGCCTCTAGGTTTACCAGTGGATGGTCCTAATAAGAAACTTTGGATGGATGATGAAGCGCTTTCCCGCGTTATTACTGCAAAACATCAAAGAACCAAAGTGTTCTCGGGCAACAAATCCACCTACAACAAAGTTCCTtcacttttcaatctttgctGTAGGATCCTGCAAGACAACCTAGATGCTCTGGAGTATACCGGAGGAGTTCCATACTCCATTCTCAAGCCCATATTAGAGAAAGCAACTCCAGATCAATTGTATCAGCTGGAGTTCCATAATCCATATGTGATTGCAGAGACTGATGAATTGTGGCAATTACACTGCCAAAAGGAATTTAGAAACAGGAAACGGGAGGAGATGGAGACATGGAGGGAGATGTATTTGAGGTGTCTGGATGAGAGGGAAGCTAGATTGAAAGCTTTGACGGCTAATATAAAGCAGAGTCAGGATAGATCAGTTCCCGTAAGGCAGACCAAGTTAGCGTACGTGGACAGTGTGGTCAAACCTCCGAGGAACGTTGCTAGGAAGCAG GCCAAAAATGGTACTGCAGTTGAGATTAAAAGGCCTTCACAAACCCCAACAGAAAGACTGAATCAGTTAGCTAAATCAGGAGAAGCTGGTAAAGTGAGCGTGCCCAATCCCGGAAGGGCTGCTTATGATAGAG GTTCTGGCAGTATCAGTCACAGCTCGCATCTGAAGCCAAAAAAGGCTCCTTTGATGGCGAAGAGTCTCTCTTTACTTAAGAACCGTTTTGGACGTAGATAA
- the Arp1 gene encoding beta-centractin: MEAYDVIVNQPVVIDNGTGVIKAGFAGDQIPKCRFPNYVGRPKHIRVMVGALEGDVFIGPKAEEHRGLLSIKYPMEHGIVTDWNDMEKIWSYVYSKDQLNTFSEEHPVLLTEAALNPRPNREKAAEIMFETFNVPALFISMQAVLSLYSTGRTTGVVLDSGDGVTHSVPIYEGFALQHSIMRSDIAGRDVSRFLKLLLRKEGIIFQTTAEFESVRTIKEKASYLSNNPAKEESGECELINYTLPDGSVIKIGQSRFRAPEILFKPDLIGEECDGLHEVLLYSIQKSDLDLRKVLFKNIVLSGGSTLFKGFGDRLLYEIKKMSPKETQIKISAPQERLFSTWIGGSILAALDTFRKMWVSKREFDEEGQRAIHRKTF; this comes from the exons ATGGAAGCGTACGATGTGATTGTCAACCAACCGGTAGTGATAGACAAC GGAACTGGTGTGATTAAAGCGGGCTTCGCCGGGGACCAAATCCCAAAATGCAGATTTCCTAATTA CGTGGGACGGCCCAAACACATTCGAGTAATGGTTGGGGCTCTAGAAGGGGATGTTTTCATTGGTCCCAAAGCAGAGGAGCACCGAGGCTTGTTGTCCATTAAATACCCAATGGAACACGGTATTGTAACTGATTGGAATGACATGGAGAAAATATGGAGTTATGTTTATAG CAAAGATCAGCTAAATACCTTCTCAGAAGAGCACCCAGTTTTGCTTACTGAGGCTGCATTAAATCCAAGACCAAACAGGGAAAAGGCTGCTGAAATTATGTTTGAAACCTTTAATGTGCctgcattatttatttctatgcAGGCAGTGCTTAGttt ATATTCAACAGGTCGCACCACTGGTGTGGTTTTAGATTCTGGAGATGGGGTCACCCATTCAGTGCCTATTTATGAGGGTTTTGCCTTACAACACAGCATCATGCGGTCTGATATAGCTGGTCGTGATGTATCTCGATTTTTAAA GTTACTGCTTCGAAAAGAAGGgattatttttcaaacaacTGCAGAATTTGAATCTGTGCGAACGATAAAAGAAAAGGCAAGTTATCTTTCAAATAACCCAGCAAAAGAGGAGTCTGGCGAGTGTGAGTTGATAAATTATACTCTTCCTGATGGGAGTGTGATTAAAATTGGACAATCCAGGTTTAGAGCCCCAGAAATTCTTTTTAAACCTGATTTAATTG GTGAGGAATGTGATGGCCTTCATGAAGTGCTCCTATATTCTATTCAAAAGTCAGATTTAGATTTGAGGAAAGTTCTCTTTAAGAATATTGTCCTCTCAGGAGGATCTACTCTCTTTAAAGGGTTTGGTGATAGATTGCTTtatgaaattaagaaaatgtcTCCAAAAGAAACACAAATTAAG ATTTCTGCTCCTCAAGAACGATTATTTTCTACGTGGATTGGGGGGTCGATTCTAGCCGCTCTAGACACATTCAGGAAAATGTGGGTCTCTAAGAGGGAATTCGACGAGGAGGGGCAACGTGCGATACATAGGAAAACATTCTAA
- the LOC136345475 gene encoding probable WRKY transcription factor protein 1 translates to MNWTGGLIFLIAFTSVRPIFADQVEASDTSSTSEGTAAENQTPLAESQVQLDSQLRSALLKALTDLENEDTNEADDNVESFDEDRKNIKKAHASAVTIFANDLSVPAKSPDPTVANEELKTERDEATKPQFFLFQQGDAVTTKSTSTEEISTDTEHIVASASNNFDPRVAKELNPQIQKIAGFKNLNVISNTDPKKSKAIIEKFATGKDMEEPYIKTRVKPLGEGKNQNEIGEKEEVVTQKPLEVSTEENEAKVEKVQFFTAPLVAAFTVHQDESGFPQKVEPIFKNTINPKESSQKSPSLELQQKQQLLEQELQELRKQQQLLARTNFNGNEAANKVGINKAINQNFNHFDPVFTEPDRSVVSKLATIDPSQLLNNEPFLNKFTASEAIVPLDLNRPKNPEPIPNRKDNGDISLVPSISFDPLVEAGKLPENAQILPNKEASGFHNYVNLPKPLKQSTFLASTPFNTVSANRVLVTQNNAPQQDFRTNNNFQNNNIFQNQNRFLRQEQGTANIRQNTFSIVPSQQPFPPKYELSLVPDRFLRQNEQSFLTPPQNQNRFLRTNNQNRFFRQNLDLPQTFNIQQSIQPFGIQPNTNRFFKPNFNQEISQPQNNRFLRSNQESTFTQNAFGYRPVLQTYKYTSSFGFPNIPLH, encoded by the exons aCTGGTGGCCTCATCTTCCTGATAGCATTCACCTCAGTCCGTCCCATTTTCGCTGATCAGGTGGAAGCCTCAGACACGTCCTCAACATCTGAAGGCACCGCGGCTGAGAACCAAACCCCCCTCGCCGAAAGTCAAGTACAATTGGATTCGCAGCTGCGATCGGCCCTTTTAAAG GCCCTCACTGACCTGGAAAATGAGGACACAAACGAGGCTGATGACAACGTGGAATCCTTTGATGAGGACAGAAAGAACATTAAGAAGGCCCACGCGAGCGCCGTAACAATCTTTGCCAACGACTTATCCGTACCAGCCAAGTCACCTGACCCGACAGTTGCCAATGAAGAACTGAAAACTGAACGAGATGAGGCCACAAAGCCTCAATTCTTCCTCTTTCAGCAAGGAGACGCAGTCACAACTAAATCAACATCGACTGAAGAAATCTCTACAGATACAGAACATATAGTTGCAAGTGCTTCCAACAACTTTGACCCCAGAGTTGCGAAAGAGCTGAACCCTCAAATTCAAAAGATTGCGGGGTTCAAAAATCTGAACGTGATCTCAAATACCGATCCCAAGAAGTCTAAGGCTATAATTGAAAAGTTTGCTACAGGAAAGGATATGGAAGAGCCTTATATCAAAACTCGTGTGAAGCCGTTAGGCGAGGGGAAgaatcaaaatgaaattggaGAGAAAGAAGAAGTGGTTACTCAGAAGCCTTTGGAGGTTTCCACGGAGGAAAATGAGGCCAAAGTGGAGAAG GTACAGTTCTTTACAGCCCCGCTGGTGGCTGCATTCACCGTTCACCAAGACGAAAGTGGGTTCCCTCAAAAGGTAGAACCCATCTTCAAAAATACTATCAATCCCAAAGAGTCATCCCAAAAG TCCCCATCATTGGAGCTACAGCAAAAGCAGCAGCTTTTGGAGCAGGAGCTTCAAGAGCTGCGCAAGCAACAACAATTGCTGGCGAGAACCAACTTCAATGGTAATGAAGCAGCCAACAAAGTGGGAATCAACAAAGCCATCAACCAAAACTTCAACCATTTTGACCCAGTGTTTACGGAACCTGATAGATCCGTTGTGTCCAAGCTGGCAACCATTGACCCTAGCCAGTTATTGAACAATGagccttttttaaataagtttactGCCAGTGAGGCTATAGTGCCTTTGGATCTTAACAGACCTAAGAACCCAGAACCAATTCCGAATCGAAAAGATAATGGGGATATTTCTTTGGTGCCCAGCATTAGCTTTGACCCATTGGTGGAGGCTGGGAAACTTCCAGAGAATGCTCAAATTTTACCCAATAAAGAGGCCTCTGGTTTCCATAATTATGTAAACCTGCCCAAGCCTTTGAAGCAGAGTACCTTCCTAGCTTCGACTCCCTTTAACACCGTTAGTGCCAACAGGGTTCTAGTTACTCAGAACAATGCACCTCAGCAAGACTTTAGGACTaacaataatttccaaaacaatAACATTTTCCAGAACCAAAACAGGTTTTTGAGGCAGGAACAAGGTACCGCGAACATCAGACAGAATACCTTCTCAATAGTACCATCGCAACAACCATTCCCCCCAAAATACGAGCTGAGTCTGGTACCAGACCGGTTCCTAAGGCAAAACGAGCAGAGTTTCCTAACTCCCCCTCAAAAccaaaatagatttttaagaACTAACAACCAGAATAGGTTTTTTAGGCAAAACCTGGATCTGCCTCAGACCTTCAATATTCAACAGAGTATCCAACCTTTTGGCATTCAGCCTAATACCAACAGGTTCTTTAAGCCCAATTTCAACCAGGAAATCAGTCAGCCTCAGAATAACAGGTTTCTAAGATCGAACCAAGAGAGTACGTTTACCCAGAACGCTTTCGGATATAGACCAGTGCTGCAGACTTACAAATACACGAGCTCCTTTGGGTTCCCCAATATCCCACTGCActga